A stretch of Natronococcus sp. CG52 DNA encodes these proteins:
- a CDS encoding Lrp/AsnC family transcriptional regulator has protein sequence MSEREVLELLRENARYSTADIARMTDLEENEVEATIEELEAAGVVRGYQAVVDWDKLEDERVRAEVELNVRLDRETGYADIAERLARFPEVKALRLVSGDYDFDMEVEADSIREVSQFVSEKVAPVPEITQTVTHYVMTSYKENGIELGDGDEDDRLSFSP, from the coding sequence ATGAGCGAACGCGAGGTGCTCGAGTTGCTCCGTGAGAACGCGCGATACTCGACGGCCGACATCGCGCGAATGACCGACCTCGAGGAAAACGAGGTCGAGGCGACCATCGAGGAACTCGAAGCAGCGGGGGTCGTTCGCGGCTACCAGGCCGTCGTCGACTGGGACAAACTGGAGGACGAACGCGTCCGCGCCGAGGTCGAACTCAACGTTCGCCTCGACCGCGAGACGGGGTACGCCGACATCGCAGAGCGCCTCGCGCGGTTTCCCGAAGTGAAAGCCCTGCGGCTGGTCAGCGGCGATTACGACTTCGACATGGAGGTCGAGGCCGACTCGATCCGCGAGGTCTCCCAGTTCGTCAGCGAGAAGGTCGCACCCGTCCCCGAGATCACCCAGACGGTCACCCACTACGTGATGACCTCCTACAAGGAGAACGGGATCGAACTCGGCGACGGCGACGAGGACGATCGACTCTCGTTCTCGCCATGA
- a CDS encoding thioredoxin family protein yields the protein MVLKESDSKLEAGDAAPGFELEGADGSTYTLESFADDEALLVVFTCNHCPYAEAKFDLLNELAAEYDDVSVVGINPNDAEEYPDDSLEKMEEYVEKGRIQYDAYLRDASQDVAREYGAVCTPDPFLFSREDGEFRLVYHGRLDDALNPDDEPTRFHVREAIDSTLADEDVDLEWQPSQGCSIKWTDE from the coding sequence ATGGTTCTGAAAGAGTCCGACTCGAAACTCGAGGCCGGCGACGCCGCACCCGGCTTCGAGCTCGAGGGCGCAGACGGTTCGACGTACACGCTCGAGTCGTTCGCCGACGACGAGGCGCTGCTCGTCGTCTTCACCTGTAACCACTGTCCGTACGCGGAGGCGAAGTTCGACCTGCTGAACGAACTGGCCGCCGAGTACGACGACGTCTCGGTCGTCGGCATCAATCCCAACGACGCCGAGGAGTATCCCGACGATTCGCTCGAGAAGATGGAGGAGTACGTCGAGAAGGGACGGATCCAGTACGACGCCTACCTCCGCGACGCGAGCCAAGACGTCGCTCGAGAGTACGGCGCGGTCTGTACGCCGGATCCGTTTCTCTTCAGCCGAGAGGACGGCGAGTTCAGGCTGGTTTACCACGGCCGACTCGACGACGCCCTGAACCCCGACGACGAACCGACGCGATTCCACGTTCGCGAGGCGATCGACAGCACGCTCGCGGACGAAGACGTCGACCTCGAGTGGCAGCCGTCCCAGGGCTGTTCGATCAAGTGGACCGACGAGTAG
- a CDS encoding mechanosensitive ion channel family protein: MNIGMSTTALAARLLQTSLRPDPIRWIQRTYFDSFEVQLLATALLLALIVLGTASASRVQDVVRRRHGRQLAEISSILVLGLVVAGAIYSFTVIWGVTFVLEYTLESVAFSRWDVARQLVTAAAIATAYLTIRFVNRSIDKLAETSAFTKHQSEVAYHVADVAIIAATVTLLLTVWQVDLTNIFIGAGAITAVVALTARETLTAMLAGFVLLFSRPFRVGDWIEVNETSGIVTDVTIFTTKIQTFDDKHVLVPNDEVTNSQLTNYSQNDQLRLEVEVGVDYDTDVARAREVAVDAVDDLESVKNAPNPQAVTKKFGDSSILLECHAWIGQPTMRRTLDARTDMIEAIRAAFDREGIEIPYPQRVHSTRKGGFRIGDSPREETGISTTDD; the protein is encoded by the coding sequence ATGAACATCGGAATGTCGACTACCGCCCTGGCTGCCCGCTTACTTCAGACATCGCTGCGTCCGGATCCGATCCGATGGATCCAGCGGACCTATTTCGATTCGTTCGAAGTACAGTTGCTCGCCACGGCCCTCCTGCTGGCGCTGATCGTCCTCGGCACAGCAAGCGCGTCCCGCGTTCAGGACGTCGTCCGCCGTCGACACGGCCGGCAACTCGCCGAGATCAGCTCCATCCTCGTGCTCGGTCTCGTCGTGGCCGGTGCCATCTACAGCTTTACCGTGATCTGGGGCGTCACCTTCGTCCTCGAGTACACGCTCGAGTCGGTGGCGTTCTCCCGATGGGACGTCGCCCGCCAGCTCGTAACGGCTGCGGCTATCGCCACGGCCTATCTGACGATTAGATTCGTCAACCGCTCGATCGACAAGCTGGCGGAGACGAGTGCGTTCACGAAACACCAGAGTGAGGTCGCCTATCACGTCGCCGACGTGGCGATCATCGCCGCTACCGTGACGCTGTTGCTTACGGTATGGCAGGTGGACCTGACGAACATCTTCATCGGTGCAGGGGCGATTACGGCCGTCGTCGCGCTCACTGCACGCGAGACGCTGACGGCGATGCTCGCGGGTTTCGTACTCCTCTTCTCCCGACCGTTTCGGGTCGGCGACTGGATCGAGGTCAACGAGACGAGCGGGATCGTCACCGACGTCACCATCTTCACGACCAAGATCCAGACCTTCGACGACAAACACGTTCTCGTCCCGAACGACGAAGTGACGAACAGCCAGCTGACGAACTACTCGCAAAACGATCAGCTCCGACTCGAGGTCGAGGTCGGGGTCGACTACGACACCGACGTTGCACGCGCTCGCGAGGTCGCCGTCGACGCCGTCGACGACCTCGAGTCGGTCAAGAACGCGCCCAATCCGCAGGCCGTCACGAAGAAGTTCGGCGATTCGTCGATCCTCCTCGAGTGTCACGCCTGGATCGGTCAGCCGACGATGCGACGAACGCTCGACGCGCGGACGGACATGATCGAAGCGATCAGAGCGGCGTTCGATCGAGAGGGGATCGAGATTCCCTATCCGCAGCGCGTCCACTCGACGCGAAAGGGTGGATTCCGGATCGGTGATTCGCCTCGAGAGGAGACCGGGATCTCGACGACCGACGACTGA
- a CDS encoding BtpA/SgcQ family protein, producing the protein MAIDLRDRFDATHPVIGMVHLPPLPGAPGYDSATDDRDAIRTKMLEDAQRLEAGGVDGIMLENFGDAPFYPDDVPTHTVAEMAALATTLTSAVDVPVGVNVLRNDAAAAMSIAAAADADFVRVNVHIGTAATDQGVLEGQAHETLRLRDRIDTDAAILADVHVKHATPVGDADIRQAALETVERGGADGVVVSGPGTGAEAALADVERVAGVLAERDPERAPVFLGSGVTSETVGDCLEAGADGVVVGTALKEGGETTNPVSSERVAALVAAVRECESR; encoded by the coding sequence ATGGCTATCGATCTTCGCGACCGGTTCGACGCGACCCATCCGGTGATCGGGATGGTACACCTCCCGCCGCTTCCCGGCGCACCGGGATACGATTCCGCGACCGACGACCGCGACGCGATCCGGACGAAGATGCTCGAGGACGCACAGCGACTCGAGGCCGGCGGCGTCGACGGAATTATGCTCGAGAACTTCGGCGACGCGCCGTTCTACCCCGACGACGTGCCGACCCACACCGTCGCGGAGATGGCGGCGCTCGCGACGACGCTGACGAGTGCCGTCGACGTCCCGGTCGGCGTCAACGTGCTTCGGAACGACGCCGCGGCCGCGATGTCGATCGCTGCCGCTGCCGACGCCGACTTCGTCCGGGTGAACGTCCACATCGGGACGGCCGCCACGGACCAGGGAGTCCTCGAGGGACAAGCCCACGAGACGCTGCGCCTTCGCGACCGGATCGACACCGACGCGGCGATCCTCGCGGACGTCCACGTCAAGCACGCGACGCCCGTCGGCGACGCCGACATCCGGCAGGCGGCGCTCGAGACGGTCGAACGCGGCGGGGCGGACGGCGTGGTCGTTTCGGGGCCCGGAACGGGCGCCGAGGCGGCGCTCGCGGACGTCGAACGGGTCGCCGGAGTGCTCGCGGAACGCGACCCGGAGCGAGCGCCCGTGTTCCTCGGCAGCGGCGTCACGAGCGAAACGGTCGGCGACTGCCTCGAGGCCGGCGCCGACGGCGTCGTCGTCGGGACGGCGCTCAAAGAAGGCGGCGAGACGACGAATCCGGTCTCGAGCGAGCGCGTGGCCGCCCTCGTGGCGGCAGTTCGCGAGTGCGAGTCCCGGTAA
- a CDS encoding cupredoxin domain-containing protein produces MLKAVGASTAVAVVAGCLGDDDTGEENGDDTDGGTDGIEIDPGTEILFEARTSGWEGLEPAEIEDEQNPTIILQDGEEYEIGWAEGDGSRHNIEIWDDDGDVVEGYETDLASDPGDDQILSITATNEMAAYRCRPHGSMQGDIRVE; encoded by the coding sequence ATGTTGAAGGCCGTAGGCGCATCGACCGCCGTTGCGGTCGTCGCTGGCTGTCTCGGTGACGACGACACAGGCGAGGAGAACGGTGACGACACCGACGGTGGTACCGACGGAATCGAGATCGACCCCGGGACGGAGATCCTGTTCGAGGCCAGAACGAGCGGCTGGGAGGGCCTCGAGCCTGCGGAGATCGAGGACGAACAGAACCCGACGATCATCCTTCAGGACGGCGAAGAGTACGAAATCGGCTGGGCGGAAGGCGACGGAAGTCGACACAACATCGAGATCTGGGACGACGACGGCGACGTCGTCGAGGGGTACGAAACCGACCTCGCGAGCGATCCCGGCGACGATCAGATCCTCTCGATTACGGCTACCAACGAGATGGCCGCCTATCGGTGTCGACCGCACGGCAGTATGCAGGGCGACATCCGCGTCGAGTAG
- a CDS encoding NADH:flavin oxidoreductase/NADH oxidase has protein sequence MTDLFAPLSMRDLEVRNRIAVSPMCQYSCEPDGLPTEWHRVHLGSRAVGGAGIVMTEATAVEPRGRITPRDLGIWSDEHAAALEPITDFAREQGATPAIQLAHAGHKASKTRPWDGNEPIQPDDGGWEVLSPSSDGYPPFGGERPAVREMDNDDIEAVIDSFRAAAERSLAAGFKIAEVHAAHGYLLHEFLSPATNRREDEYGGSFENRTRLVREVTAAVRDVWPDTKPVFVRISGTDWLDDRPSWDLEQSVRLARELDQLGVDLVDVSSGGLHPEQNAPVGPNFQVPLAERIGEETDVAAGAVGGITEPEQADALVRNERADLVLVGREFLRDPYFGLHATDELEGESIEWPIQYRRAVR, from the coding sequence ATGACTGACCTGTTTGCGCCGCTCTCGATGCGGGATCTCGAGGTTCGGAACCGGATCGCCGTCTCGCCGATGTGCCAGTACTCCTGTGAGCCCGACGGGTTGCCGACGGAGTGGCACCGGGTCCACCTCGGAAGCCGCGCCGTCGGGGGTGCCGGTATCGTGATGACAGAGGCGACGGCCGTCGAACCGCGGGGTCGGATCACGCCCCGCGACCTGGGCATCTGGAGCGACGAGCACGCGGCCGCGCTCGAGCCGATCACCGACTTCGCCCGCGAGCAGGGGGCGACGCCGGCGATCCAGCTCGCTCACGCGGGACACAAGGCGAGCAAAACGCGTCCCTGGGACGGAAACGAACCGATCCAGCCCGACGACGGCGGCTGGGAGGTGCTCTCGCCGTCTTCCGACGGCTATCCGCCGTTCGGCGGCGAGCGGCCCGCGGTACGTGAGATGGACAACGACGACATCGAGGCGGTGATCGACTCGTTCCGTGCAGCAGCAGAGCGCTCGCTCGCGGCCGGCTTTAAGATCGCCGAGGTTCACGCGGCCCACGGCTACCTACTCCACGAGTTCCTCTCGCCCGCGACGAATCGGCGCGAGGACGAGTACGGCGGGAGCTTCGAGAACCGGACGCGGCTCGTTCGCGAGGTGACCGCGGCGGTTCGCGACGTCTGGCCCGACACCAAGCCCGTCTTCGTGCGGATCTCCGGCACCGACTGGCTCGACGACCGACCGTCCTGGGATCTCGAGCAGTCCGTCCGCCTGGCGCGCGAGCTCGACCAACTCGGGGTCGACCTCGTCGACGTCAGTTCGGGCGGCCTTCACCCCGAACAGAACGCCCCCGTCGGACCGAACTTCCAGGTTCCGCTGGCCGAACGGATCGGCGAGGAGACGGACGTCGCGGCCGGCGCGGTCGGCGGCATCACCGAGCCCGAACAGGCCGACGCGCTGGTCCGGAACGAGCGCGCCGACCTCGTGCTCGTCGGCAGGGAATTCCTGCGCGATCCGTACTTCGGCCTGCACGCCACGGACGAACTCGAGGGAGAGTCGATCGAGTGGCCGATCCAGTACCGACGCGCCGTCCGATAG
- a CDS encoding tripartite tricarboxylate transporter permease, with amino-acid sequence MVGLPIELVGDLELTLRLLAWILAGSMLGTVSGLVPGLHANNFALLLAGVAPSVPGPPLFVGCAMLAAGVVHTFLNAVPAMALGVPDAEMAVTALPGHRMVLAGRGYEAIRLSALGSLLAVLAAVPLAVPITWGVTAAYPTIRDNLSLVLAAVAVALVASERTWRARGGGLLAFVLAAILGALTLDLSPDAPLEAGGTLAPLFAGLFGAPVLIDAIRGSGIPPQETGTIAIPHRLVGATALAGALAGAVVGYIPGISAAIAAVAVLVFVPGNAGDRGYIVATSGVDTANTIFALFALVAIGQPRTGVMVAFDSVNAPLEIPALVSGVLVAGVVGFVLVLTVGDAYLDLVGRMEYWKISAVVLGGLLVLSYLFTGLIGIVVFVAATAVGLIPVRLRARRVHLMGVLIGPLMFGIWG; translated from the coding sequence ATGGTCGGCCTGCCAATCGAGCTCGTCGGCGACCTCGAGCTGACGCTGCGATTGCTCGCCTGGATCCTGGCCGGCTCGATGCTGGGCACCGTGAGCGGACTCGTCCCGGGATTACACGCCAACAACTTCGCGCTGTTGCTCGCCGGCGTCGCGCCGTCGGTCCCCGGCCCGCCGCTGTTCGTCGGCTGTGCGATGCTCGCGGCCGGCGTCGTCCACACGTTTCTCAACGCCGTTCCCGCGATGGCGCTGGGCGTGCCCGACGCCGAGATGGCCGTGACCGCCCTTCCGGGCCACCGGATGGTGCTCGCGGGACGCGGCTACGAGGCGATCCGCCTCTCCGCGCTCGGAAGTCTCCTCGCCGTCCTCGCGGCGGTCCCCCTCGCCGTGCCGATAACGTGGGGAGTGACGGCCGCGTACCCGACGATCAGGGACAACCTGTCGCTCGTGCTGGCGGCCGTCGCCGTCGCACTGGTCGCTTCGGAGCGGACCTGGCGTGCCAGGGGCGGCGGCCTGCTCGCGTTTGTCCTCGCGGCGATCCTGGGCGCGCTGACGCTCGATCTCTCGCCGGACGCGCCGCTCGAGGCCGGCGGTACGCTCGCCCCGCTGTTCGCGGGGCTGTTCGGTGCACCGGTACTGATCGACGCGATCCGCGGAAGCGGGATTCCGCCGCAGGAGACCGGGACGATCGCTATTCCGCACCGACTCGTCGGCGCGACGGCGCTCGCCGGTGCACTGGCTGGAGCCGTGGTCGGCTACATTCCGGGTATCTCGGCGGCGATCGCCGCCGTCGCGGTGCTCGTATTCGTTCCGGGAAACGCGGGTGACCGGGGCTACATCGTCGCCACGAGCGGCGTCGACACGGCGAACACGATCTTCGCGCTGTTCGCCCTGGTCGCCATCGGACAGCCCAGAACCGGCGTGATGGTCGCCTTCGACAGCGTGAACGCGCCGCTCGAGATTCCCGCCCTCGTTTCCGGCGTGCTCGTCGCCGGGGTCGTCGGCTTCGTCCTCGTGCTCACGGTCGGCGACGCCTACCTCGACCTTGTCGGTCGAATGGAGTACTGGAAGATCTCGGCCGTCGTGCTCGGCGGGCTGCTCGTACTCTCGTACCTCTTTACCGGACTCATCGGAATCGTCGTCTTCGTCGCCGCGACGGCGGTTGGACTGATCCCGGTCCGACTGCGAGCCAGGCGTGTTCACCTGATGGGAGTGCTGATCGGCCCGCTTATGTTCGGAATCTGGGGATAG
- a CDS encoding pyridoxal phosphate-dependent aminotransferase, translating to MTIELSDRVKAVPPSGIRRFFEIAEERDDVISLGVGEPDFSTPWAARDAAIASLEQGKTSYTANRGMRELREAIADYAADRFDLGYDPAEEIIVTAGASEAVDLAFRAFVDPGDAVAIAQPSYISYEPGVIFAGGEVLSVPTREEDEFRLTVDALEEAGAGDAEMLVLCYPNNPTGAIMREEDLEPIAEFAREHDLTVLSDEIYAELTYDGEHTSIATLEGMRERTIVFNGFSKAHAMTGLRLGYALGPADAIAAMNRIHQYAMLSAPTTAQHAALEALDSCENDVGEMVDQYDRRRQFVLSRFREIGMDVFEAKGAFYCFPEVPDGFTAEEFAEGVLREEGVAVVPGDVFGAGGEGHLRISYATGLGDLREALARIEAFVADHA from the coding sequence ATGACGATCGAACTCTCGGATCGCGTGAAGGCGGTTCCGCCGTCGGGCATCCGGCGGTTCTTCGAGATCGCCGAGGAGCGCGACGACGTCATCTCGCTCGGCGTCGGCGAACCCGACTTCTCGACGCCGTGGGCGGCCCGCGACGCCGCGATCGCCTCCCTCGAGCAGGGCAAGACCTCCTACACGGCCAACCGCGGCATGCGCGAACTCCGCGAGGCGATCGCCGATTACGCCGCGGACCGATTCGATCTCGGCTACGATCCCGCCGAGGAGATCATCGTCACCGCCGGTGCGAGCGAGGCGGTCGACCTCGCCTTCCGCGCGTTCGTCGACCCCGGCGACGCCGTCGCGATCGCCCAGCCGTCCTACATCTCCTACGAACCCGGCGTGATCTTCGCCGGCGGCGAGGTGCTGTCCGTCCCGACGCGAGAGGAAGACGAGTTCCGGCTCACCGTCGACGCGCTCGAGGAGGCCGGCGCCGGAGACGCCGAGATGCTCGTGCTCTGTTACCCGAACAACCCGACCGGTGCGATCATGCGCGAGGAGGATCTCGAGCCGATCGCCGAGTTCGCCCGCGAGCACGACCTGACGGTGCTCTCGGACGAGATCTACGCCGAACTCACCTACGACGGGGAGCACACCTCGATCGCGACGCTCGAGGGGATGCGCGAGCGAACGATCGTCTTCAACGGCTTCTCGAAGGCCCACGCGATGACCGGCCTCCGACTCGGCTACGCCCTCGGGCCGGCCGACGCGATCGCCGCGATGAACAGGATCCACCAGTACGCGATGCTGTCGGCGCCGACGACCGCCCAGCACGCCGCCCTCGAAGCGCTCGACTCCTGCGAGAACGACGTCGGGGAAATGGTCGACCAGTACGACCGACGCCGGCAGTTCGTCCTCTCGCGGTTTCGCGAGATCGGAATGGACGTCTTCGAGGCGAAGGGCGCGTTCTACTGCTTCCCCGAGGTTCCCGACGGCTTCACGGCGGAGGAGTTCGCCGAGGGAGTCCTCCGCGAGGAGGGCGTCGCCGTCGTTCCCGGCGACGTCTTCGGCGCGGGCGGCGAGGGCCACCTCCGAATCTCCTACGCGACCGGTCTCGGAGACCTCCGCGAGGCGCTCGCCCGAATCGAGGCGTTCGTCGCGGATCACGCGTAA
- a CDS encoding PAS domain-containing protein, producing the protein MIGDVTRALVSATAENEIQRRVCEQFAASESYSFAWIGRYNPEKEEVIPASSAGIAENTLDGITITEGSPQQELVNEAVRTREVTIRRNLVDDPPCEDWREHALNHDYQICAFIPLVYEETLYGVLQLATDRPQGFGAAERESLAELGVTIAYAVETSESSANTDSTERKEAEPELTRVPVESEKERRLYETIISSTPDLVYAFDLDYRFVFANDALLEMWGQTLEESMGKTPREIGYEPWHAEMHEREIDQVVETKEPVRGEVAFPHAELGRRIYDYIFAPVLNDEGEVEAIAGTTRDITERKETEEALQESEKRFRALVNASSDVVYCMSPDWSEMQYLEGQGFIADTHESTSDWTNKYIHSDDQERVMEAIDEAIRTKSSFELEHRVEQVDGGLGWTFSRAVPMLDEDGDIVEWIGMASDITEQKDRERELERALDLLEKTERIADVGGWEIDVETQDVFWTDYIFELLEVDADEEPPLEEALTMYHEDDQPIVQEAVENALESGDPFDVEVRIRTDSGDVRWLRLQGVPETVDGEVVSFRGAAQDVTERRERERRLKEVVDKLEESNERLEQFAYAASHDLQEPLRMVSSYLQLIENRYADALDEEGAEFLEFAVDGADRMRAMMDGLLQYSRVDTRGDSLEAIDLDAVFADVHQDLQVKIEEHDAEITAEGLPRAMGNTGQLRQLFQNLLDNAIEYSGDDPPRVHVSAEQANGGDEWVISVSDEGIGIDPEQADRVFEVFQSLHSQDEYDGTGIGLALCERIIERHGGEIWVESEPGEGAIFSFTLPAVSSP; encoded by the coding sequence GTGATAGGAGACGTCACCCGAGCGTTGGTGTCAGCCACCGCTGAAAACGAGATTCAACGACGCGTTTGCGAGCAGTTCGCAGCATCGGAGTCGTACTCCTTTGCGTGGATCGGGCGCTATAATCCGGAGAAAGAAGAGGTAATTCCAGCATCCTCCGCCGGGATTGCGGAGAACACGCTCGATGGGATCACCATCACTGAGGGGTCACCCCAACAGGAACTGGTAAACGAGGCAGTGCGCACACGGGAGGTTACGATCAGACGGAATCTCGTTGACGACCCACCGTGCGAGGATTGGCGCGAGCATGCCCTCAACCACGACTATCAAATCTGCGCGTTCATCCCCCTCGTTTACGAAGAGACGCTATACGGTGTTTTGCAACTGGCTACCGACCGGCCGCAAGGATTTGGCGCGGCTGAACGAGAATCGCTCGCGGAGTTAGGAGTAACAATCGCATACGCCGTCGAGACTTCGGAGTCGTCCGCGAATACTGATAGCACCGAGCGAAAGGAAGCGGAGCCGGAGCTGACGAGAGTGCCCGTTGAGTCCGAGAAGGAGCGGCGGCTCTACGAGACCATCATCTCCAGTACTCCCGACCTCGTCTACGCGTTCGACCTCGACTACCGCTTCGTATTCGCCAACGACGCACTGCTGGAAATGTGGGGCCAGACCCTCGAAGAGTCCATGGGAAAGACCCCGCGGGAAATCGGCTACGAGCCGTGGCACGCGGAAATGCACGAACGCGAGATTGACCAGGTCGTGGAGACTAAAGAACCCGTCCGCGGCGAGGTAGCGTTCCCACACGCCGAGCTCGGCCGGCGAATCTACGACTACATCTTTGCCCCCGTACTCAACGACGAGGGGGAAGTCGAAGCCATCGCCGGGACGACGCGCGATATCACCGAGCGCAAGGAGACCGAGGAGGCGCTTCAGGAGAGCGAGAAACGATTCCGAGCGTTGGTCAATGCTAGCTCGGACGTAGTGTATTGCATGAGCCCCGATTGGAGCGAAATGCAATACCTCGAAGGCCAAGGCTTCATCGCCGATACACACGAATCGACCAGTGATTGGACTAACAAATACATTCACTCGGACGACCAGGAACGCGTCATGGAGGCCATCGACGAAGCGATCCGGACCAAGAGCTCCTTCGAGCTGGAACACCGGGTAGAGCAGGTCGATGGGGGCCTGGGCTGGACGTTCTCGCGTGCGGTACCGATGCTGGATGAGGACGGAGACATCGTCGAGTGGATCGGTATGGCGAGCGACATTACCGAGCAGAAAGATCGCGAACGAGAGCTCGAACGAGCACTGGACTTGCTCGAGAAGACCGAGCGCATTGCAGACGTTGGCGGCTGGGAGATCGACGTGGAGACACAGGACGTGTTCTGGACCGACTACATCTTCGAGCTTCTGGAGGTGGACGCCGACGAGGAGCCGCCGCTGGAGGAGGCCCTCACCATGTACCACGAGGACGATCAGCCGATCGTCCAAGAAGCCGTCGAGAACGCGCTCGAGTCTGGTGATCCCTTTGACGTGGAGGTACGGATCCGGACGGACAGTGGCGATGTGCGCTGGCTTCGACTGCAGGGCGTTCCGGAGACCGTCGACGGCGAGGTTGTTTCGTTCCGCGGGGCCGCCCAAGACGTCACCGAACGCAGGGAGCGCGAGCGACGGTTAAAGGAGGTGGTCGACAAACTCGAGGAGTCCAACGAACGCCTCGAACAGTTCGCCTATGCTGCCTCCCACGACCTTCAGGAACCGCTGCGGATGGTCTCGTCCTACCTCCAACTTATCGAAAACCGATACGCCGATGCCCTCGACGAGGAAGGAGCGGAGTTCCTCGAGTTCGCCGTGGACGGCGCCGACCGCATGCGCGCAATGATGGACGGTCTCCTCCAGTACTCCCGTGTCGACACTCGCGGAGATTCCCTCGAGGCGATCGACCTCGACGCCGTATTTGCGGACGTCCACCAGGACCTCCAAGTGAAAATCGAGGAGCACGATGCCGAGATCACTGCCGAAGGGCTCCCCCGCGCCATGGGCAACACCGGGCAACTCCGCCAGCTCTTCCAGAATCTGCTGGACAACGCGATCGAGTACAGCGGCGACGATCCTCCGCGAGTGCACGTCTCCGCCGAGCAGGCCAACGGCGGCGACGAGTGGGTGATCTCGGTCAGCGACGAGGGGATCGGCATCGACCCGGAGCAGGCCGACCGGGTGTTCGAGGTGTTCCAGAGCCTTCACAGCCAAGACGAGTACGACGGAACTGGCATCGGCCTCGCACTGTGCGAGCGGATCATCGAGCGCCACGGCGGCGAGATCTGGGTCGAGTCCGAACCCGGCGAGGGCGCGATCTTCTCATTTACGCTTCCAGCCGTAAGCAGTCCGTGA